In Streptomyces sclerotialus, the DNA window TCAATCCCAGTATCGCGCACGCAGTGCCCACGGCTCACTTCTCGGAGTGACCGTGGTCCCGAGGACGATTAGCTCAGCGGGAGAGCGCTTCCCTGACACGGAAGAGGTCACTGGTTCAATCCCAGTATCGTCCACCCGAAAGACAAGGGCCGGAGCTCATGCTCCGGCCCTTCGTCGTCGTGTGGTGACAGGCGCCCGGGTGCCCGGCCCTGACGGGCCGGGCGGGCACCGGCGATCAGGAGGAGAAGAGCATCCGGCCGAAGCTGCGGTGACCGTGATGTCCATGGTGACCGTGGTGGCCGTGCTGCCCGTGATGCGGGGCACCCCAGGCCGGTGCCGCCGGGTAGGCCTGCGGGGCGGGCGGGGGCGGCGGGGCCTGCTGCGACCACTGGGACTCCAGGCGGGTCAGCGACTCCAGCTCGCCGTAGTCCAGGAAGATCCCCCGGCAGCCGGCGCACTGCTCGATCTGG includes these proteins:
- a CDS encoding zf-TFIIB domain-containing protein, which translates into the protein MQCPKCHAPMHTYNRNGVQIEQCAGCRGIFLDYGELESLTRLESQWSQQAPPPPPAPQAYPAAPAWGAPHHGQHGHHGHHGHHGHRSFGRMLFSS